From the genome of Stigmatella aurantiaca, one region includes:
- a CDS encoding serine hydrolase: MSGSRRGHRTGWVLWVVLLVGSASAAPRPEAPVRSRTAPALLPPGTEALPTGQIQALEALLREQLKGRLLAGLSVGVARGDQAWTAGYGLRDIAQRRPATPRTTYRTASISKSFTAMAVMQLVEAGTVGLDDDIQRWVPEFPAKAWPVTVRQLLGHLGGVSHYRDPARENHLTQRMNTSEALALFKDWPLAAEPGTEFVYTSYGFNLLGALIENASGMPYGKYLQEKVFAPAGMTNTALDDVRTRDSHHAVGYRRVNGTLQRSARLDVSSRFAGGGARSTVVDLLAFGRAAMASTLVQPETTRRMQVSMETRDGRLTDYGMGWATYPVRGHYVVAHAGGQPETSTFLMLIPAERLAIALSANVEDQGELLKELASAIAAQLLEGGSRRRPISTEDPVDEVLHEGLYRIFTYGRAFETFHRAGFAAPPEPGDVQAAFAEVSALLSRESLTADPHAALKTLKQAHQPRAGRLFIRVGIHMAEQLAAALGPEALAAYPAEGALRFFEDYLRVCAQTPCAEALQFTPALRADIARLAAPWKTANAEAVRTQTLRAGPELPGALESIQRAFSGAPLHPDFSEEALALAQAPGTSAAQAALLLEWAWQTHPGSIAVLQARAEDFLRRGDAEAAELLYRRALARPLGPEQLSAEKLLARANRSPLAAELLRLSVRLHPSSVALWKALAARERALGNVKPAEAALSQARTLAAPPPPGPSPTVP, translated from the coding sequence ATGAGCGGATCGCGCCGAGGCCACCGCACGGGCTGGGTGCTCTGGGTGGTGCTGCTGGTGGGCAGTGCCTCGGCGGCCCCACGGCCCGAGGCCCCCGTCCGGAGCCGCACCGCGCCCGCGCTGCTGCCCCCTGGCACCGAGGCACTGCCGACCGGGCAGATCCAGGCGCTGGAGGCCCTCCTGCGCGAGCAGCTCAAGGGCCGGCTTCTGGCGGGGCTCTCGGTGGGCGTGGCCCGGGGGGACCAGGCCTGGACGGCGGGCTATGGCCTCCGGGACATCGCCCAGCGGCGCCCGGCCACGCCGAGGACGACGTACCGCACGGCCTCCATCTCCAAGTCCTTCACCGCCATGGCCGTGATGCAGCTCGTGGAGGCGGGCACCGTGGGCCTGGACGATGACATCCAGCGCTGGGTGCCCGAGTTTCCCGCCAAGGCCTGGCCCGTCACGGTGCGCCAGCTCCTCGGGCACCTGGGCGGGGTGAGCCACTACCGGGATCCGGCCCGGGAGAACCACCTCACCCAGCGGATGAACACCTCCGAGGCGCTCGCGCTCTTCAAGGACTGGCCGCTCGCCGCCGAGCCCGGCACGGAGTTCGTCTACACCTCGTATGGCTTCAACCTGCTGGGCGCGCTCATCGAAAACGCCTCGGGCATGCCCTACGGGAAATACCTCCAGGAGAAGGTCTTCGCCCCGGCGGGAATGACGAACACGGCGCTGGATGACGTCCGCACCCGGGACAGCCACCACGCCGTGGGCTACCGCCGGGTGAACGGCACCTTGCAGCGCTCCGCCCGGCTGGATGTCTCGTCCCGCTTCGCCGGCGGAGGGGCCCGCTCCACGGTCGTGGACCTGCTCGCCTTTGGCCGGGCGGCCATGGCCAGCACGCTCGTGCAGCCCGAGACGACGCGCCGGATGCAGGTCTCCATGGAGACGCGGGACGGGCGGCTGACCGACTACGGGATGGGCTGGGCCACCTACCCCGTGCGCGGGCACTACGTGGTGGCGCACGCGGGCGGCCAGCCCGAGACGAGCACGTTCCTGATGCTCATTCCCGCGGAGCGCCTGGCCATCGCACTGTCCGCGAACGTGGAGGACCAGGGGGAGCTGCTCAAGGAGCTCGCCAGCGCCATCGCCGCGCAGCTCCTGGAGGGCGGCTCGCGGCGGCGGCCCATCTCCACCGAGGACCCCGTGGACGAGGTGCTCCACGAGGGGCTCTACCGCATCTTCACCTACGGCCGGGCCTTCGAGACCTTCCACCGCGCGGGCTTCGCGGCCCCGCCCGAGCCAGGGGATGTGCAGGCCGCGTTCGCCGAGGTGTCCGCGCTGCTGTCCCGGGAGAGCCTCACCGCGGATCCCCACGCCGCGCTGAAGACGCTGAAGCAAGCGCACCAGCCCCGGGCGGGGCGGCTGTTCATCCGCGTGGGCATCCACATGGCGGAGCAGCTCGCCGCCGCGCTCGGCCCCGAGGCCCTGGCGGCCTATCCCGCCGAGGGGGCCCTGCGCTTCTTCGAGGACTACCTGCGCGTTTGCGCACAAACCCCGTGCGCCGAAGCCCTCCAGTTCACCCCGGCGCTGCGGGCGGACATCGCCCGGCTCGCGGCCCCCTGGAAGACCGCCAACGCCGAGGCCGTCCGCACACAGACGCTGCGCGCGGGGCCCGAGCTGCCCGGGGCGCTCGAATCCATCCAGCGTGCCTTCAGCGGCGCGCCCCTGCACCCGGACTTCTCCGAGGAGGCCCTGGCGCTCGCCCAGGCCCCGGGCACTTCCGCCGCGCAAGCGGCGCTGCTGCTCGAATGGGCCTGGCAAACCCACCCCGGGAGCATCGCCGTCCTGCAGGCCCGCGCCGAGGACTTCCTCCGGCGGGGAGATGCCGAGGCCGCGGAGCTGCTGTACCGGCGGGCCCTGGCACGGCCCCTGGGGCCCGAGCAGCTCTCCGCCGAGAAGCTCCTGGCCCGGGCGAACCGGAGCCCCCTGGCGGCGGAGCTGCTGCGGCTCTCCGTGCGGCTGCACCCCAGCTCGGTGGCCCTGTGGAAGGCGCTCGCGGCGCGGGAGCGGGCCCTGGGCAACGTGAAGCCGGCGGAGGCCGCCCTGTCTCAGGCACGGACCCTGGCCGCCCCACCGCCCCCCGGTCCAAGCCCCACGGTCCCCTAG
- a CDS encoding SGNH/GDSL hydrolase family protein gives MAFHPAPPVDSPPPAAGERPAAAGAPSRESRQARLAAAQVIARALAPADSRRLTELSPEEQSLLELAASLQAPGAGIENPCVERTGPFCTRTVLEPLFSALDGLRSGQASSPVRIAAFGNSLIAGDRIVDIVREQFVRRFGDGGRGLLLIDRLAPYGPRTRTGTAEGWSVHTVGELKDSPWPIGLSGVVHVSSQPRARSRFSLSGERQGTLFWLDQDSGPLELRVDGHPLLQTQPQNGGEHQQEDFTLPPGAKTLELIAPQRGTALQGLALDKPGPGIVLDTLGVPSADASLFLRADEAMVADQLRARAPALVLVMLGGNEVKRLQWKRSTSSQVERDLRRFLQRVTRATPEAACLVVGPVDAVLGPGAAKPFQQREHLEEVIGMEREIALEEGCAFFDMFAAMGGTGAIQRFHTRGFMHDDLVHPKGRGLDVLGALLSRGLLRSWEDTPRTEPSAALARAWTTLLGVELLSHAPHPSRQTRSVALLPGAPEGPWTDGVRRVLDTARARDASASLSLAEPSSLRCATLVPRLGVAADGSGCLPVTPPPFSEGVQDPFQRGSVVGAWLLAELVRYDTLATAWQAP, from the coding sequence ATGGCCTTTCACCCCGCGCCGCCCGTGGACAGCCCCCCTCCCGCAGCGGGTGAGCGCCCTGCGGCGGCAGGGGCCCCTTCGCGGGAAAGCCGTCAGGCGCGGCTCGCCGCGGCCCAGGTCATCGCGCGCGCGCTGGCGCCCGCGGACTCCCGGCGGCTGACGGAGCTCTCCCCGGAGGAGCAGTCCCTGCTGGAGCTGGCCGCCTCGCTCCAGGCCCCTGGCGCGGGCATCGAGAACCCGTGCGTGGAGCGCACCGGGCCGTTCTGCACCCGGACGGTGCTCGAGCCGCTCTTCTCCGCGCTGGATGGCCTGCGCTCGGGTCAGGCGTCCTCGCCCGTGCGGATCGCGGCCTTTGGCAACTCGTTGATCGCCGGAGACCGGATCGTCGACATCGTCCGCGAGCAGTTCGTGCGCCGGTTCGGGGACGGCGGCCGGGGCCTGCTGCTCATCGACCGGCTCGCGCCCTACGGCCCCCGGACGCGCACCGGCACCGCGGAGGGTTGGTCCGTGCACACGGTGGGAGAGCTGAAGGACTCGCCCTGGCCCATCGGCCTCTCGGGCGTGGTGCACGTCTCCAGCCAGCCCCGCGCGCGCTCCCGCTTCAGCCTCTCCGGCGAGCGCCAGGGAACGCTGTTCTGGCTGGACCAGGACTCCGGCCCCCTGGAGCTGCGCGTCGACGGCCACCCCCTGCTCCAGACGCAGCCCCAGAACGGGGGCGAGCACCAGCAGGAGGACTTCACGCTGCCACCGGGCGCCAAGACGCTGGAGCTCATCGCCCCGCAGCGGGGAACGGCCCTCCAGGGGCTGGCGCTCGACAAGCCCGGCCCGGGCATCGTCCTGGACACGCTGGGCGTTCCGTCCGCGGACGCGAGCCTCTTCCTCCGGGCGGACGAGGCCATGGTGGCCGATCAGCTCCGCGCGCGCGCGCCCGCGCTGGTCCTCGTCATGCTGGGGGGCAACGAGGTGAAGCGCCTCCAGTGGAAGCGCTCCACGTCCAGCCAGGTGGAGCGGGACCTGCGCCGGTTCCTCCAGCGGGTGACGCGCGCCACGCCCGAGGCGGCGTGCCTGGTGGTGGGGCCGGTGGATGCCGTCCTGGGCCCCGGGGCCGCCAAGCCCTTCCAGCAGCGCGAGCACCTGGAGGAAGTCATCGGCATGGAGCGGGAGATTGCCCTGGAGGAAGGGTGCGCCTTCTTCGACATGTTCGCGGCCATGGGCGGCACGGGCGCCATCCAGCGCTTCCACACCCGGGGCTTCATGCACGACGACCTGGTGCACCCCAAGGGGCGTGGACTGGATGTGCTGGGGGCCCTGCTGAGCCGGGGGCTCCTGCGCAGTTGGGAGGACACCCCCCGCACCGAGCCCTCCGCCGCGCTGGCGCGGGCGTGGACGACGCTGCTCGGCGTGGAGCTGCTGTCCCACGCGCCCCACCCTTCGCGCCAGACGCGGAGCGTGGCGCTGCTGCCCGGTGCGCCGGAAGGCCCCTGGACGGACGGCGTGCGGCGCGTGCTCGACACCGCGCGCGCCCGGGACGCCTCCGCGTCGCTCTCCCTGGCGGAGCCCTCGTCCCTGCGGTGCGCGACGCTCGTGCCCCGCCTGGGCGTGGCGGCCGACGGCAGCGGCTGCCTTCCCGTGACGCCGCCTCCGTTTTCCGAAGGGGTTCAGGATCCGTTCCAGCGCGGCAGCGTGGTCGGCGCCTGGCTCCTGGCGGAGCTCGTCCGGTATGACACCCTGGCCACCGCCTGGCAGGCCCCATGA
- a CDS encoding glycoside hydrolase family 3 N-terminal domain-containing protein, whose product MRAVLSSTLVLLALALLPPGQAAAQARRPQAFSHRKPDEARVERVLASLSPREKVGQLLLAYPQLNKEGPVEVGGVLFVGGTLKKLDAAKARIQSSRERARVPPFFAVDIEGGGFNRLERHPSLKGLPLAREMAALEDSEVEAWGLKVGRTMREVGLNMNLAPVFDVAPRGHMFRNGRAFSGDPEVVKKKATAFARGLAQAGVVAIGKHFPGYGDLEADSDHERATVDWDEARVRREASAFRAADRFLGGVMLSNIVYSRFGPKPAILEPALVALAHELGGLSVTDDVAIRALADQIGAEPAEVLRQAFLAGNDLILTTAPPDWAQGLDYFGILTALAEASPENRERLDTAVRRVLRLKDRMGLLEGL is encoded by the coding sequence ATGCGCGCCGTGCTCTCGTCCACCCTCGTCCTTCTCGCGCTCGCGTTGCTGCCACCTGGGCAAGCCGCCGCACAAGCCCGCAGGCCGCAGGCCTTCAGCCACCGGAAGCCGGATGAGGCGCGCGTGGAGCGCGTCCTGGCCTCCCTGTCCCCGCGTGAGAAGGTGGGGCAGTTGCTGCTCGCCTACCCCCAGCTGAACAAGGAGGGCCCGGTGGAGGTAGGCGGGGTGCTGTTCGTGGGCGGCACCCTCAAGAAGCTCGATGCGGCGAAAGCCCGCATCCAGTCGAGCCGCGAGCGCGCCCGGGTGCCCCCCTTCTTCGCGGTGGACATCGAGGGTGGCGGCTTCAACCGGCTGGAGCGGCACCCGTCCCTCAAGGGGCTTCCGCTCGCCCGGGAGATGGCCGCGCTGGAGGACAGCGAGGTGGAAGCCTGGGGGCTGAAGGTGGGCCGGACCATGCGCGAGGTGGGGCTCAACATGAACCTGGCCCCCGTGTTCGACGTGGCCCCCCGGGGGCACATGTTCCGCAATGGGCGTGCCTTCTCGGGAGATCCCGAGGTGGTGAAGAAGAAGGCCACCGCGTTCGCGCGGGGCCTGGCCCAGGCCGGGGTGGTGGCCATCGGCAAGCACTTCCCGGGCTACGGGGACCTGGAGGCGGACTCGGACCATGAGCGCGCCACCGTCGACTGGGACGAGGCGCGCGTGCGCCGGGAGGCCAGCGCATTCCGGGCAGCGGACCGGTTCCTCGGCGGGGTGATGCTCTCGAATATCGTCTACTCGCGGTTCGGCCCCAAGCCCGCCATCCTGGAGCCGGCCCTGGTCGCCCTGGCCCACGAGCTCGGAGGGCTCAGCGTGACGGACGACGTGGCCATCCGCGCCCTGGCCGATCAGATCGGCGCCGAGCCGGCGGAGGTACTGCGGCAGGCGTTCCTGGCGGGAAATGATCTCATCCTGACGACCGCGCCGCCCGACTGGGCCCAGGGCCTGGACTACTTCGGCATCCTCACGGCGCTGGCCGAGGCGAGCCCCGAGAACCGGGAGCGCCTGGATACCGCGGTGCGGCGTGTCCTCCGGCTCAAGGATCGGATGGGGCTGCTGGAGGGGCTGTAG
- a CDS encoding CAP domain-containing protein produces the protein MNRSGVVLVGLALLAGCGAEERVEVTPDGVVGEGMAMETVEAVGGEYTAQAYCDDVTTWDANWASFETQVLNLVNQRRAAGATCGGVAKPAVPAVALDTRLRCAARKHSKDMAVNNFFSHTGTGNTTPWDRMKLAGYTYNAAGENIAANQATPEAVMTGWMNSTGHCNNIMNGSFKKLGVGYYYRASGATYKHYWTQDFGAP, from the coding sequence ATGAATCGTTCGGGAGTCGTGCTGGTGGGGCTGGCGCTGCTGGCGGGATGTGGTGCCGAGGAGCGCGTCGAGGTCACGCCGGACGGGGTGGTGGGCGAGGGCATGGCGATGGAGACGGTGGAGGCCGTAGGCGGGGAGTACACGGCCCAGGCCTACTGTGACGACGTCACCACGTGGGATGCGAACTGGGCCTCGTTCGAGACCCAGGTGCTGAATCTGGTGAATCAGCGGCGCGCGGCGGGAGCAACCTGTGGGGGCGTGGCGAAGCCCGCGGTCCCCGCGGTCGCGCTCGACACGCGGCTGCGCTGTGCCGCGCGCAAGCACTCCAAGGACATGGCGGTGAACAACTTCTTCAGCCACACGGGCACGGGCAACACCACGCCCTGGGACCGGATGAAGTTGGCGGGCTACACCTACAACGCGGCGGGTGAGAACATCGCCGCCAACCAGGCCACGCCCGAAGCCGTGATGACGGGCTGGATGAACAGCACCGGCCACTGCAACAACATCATGAACGGCAGCTTCAAGAAGCTGGGCGTGGGCTACTACTACCGGGCCTCTGGCGCGACCTACAAGCACTACTGGACGCAGGACTTCGGCGCCCCGTAG
- the gstA gene encoding glutathione transferase GstA, producing MKLYYTPGACSQSPHIVLRESGLKFELEKVDLRSHKTEKGADYYSINPKGYVPALQLDNGQVLTEGPAIVQYIADQKPETKLAPTAGSFERARMQEWLNFIGTELHKTFSPMFNPAIAPEAKQAALDKLSKRFEFVAKHLEGKQFLLGEHLTGADTYLFVVLSWAKNMGPDIAQWPSLKAFHERVSARPAVKAALEAEGLLKS from the coding sequence ATGAAGCTCTACTACACCCCGGGTGCCTGCTCGCAGTCGCCCCACATCGTGCTGCGCGAGTCGGGTCTGAAGTTCGAGCTGGAGAAGGTGGACCTGCGCTCGCACAAGACCGAGAAAGGCGCGGACTACTACAGCATCAACCCGAAGGGGTACGTGCCCGCGCTGCAGCTGGACAACGGCCAGGTGCTCACCGAGGGCCCGGCCATCGTCCAGTACATCGCCGACCAGAAGCCGGAGACGAAGCTGGCGCCCACGGCGGGCTCCTTCGAGCGGGCCCGCATGCAGGAGTGGCTGAACTTCATCGGCACCGAGCTGCACAAGACGTTCAGCCCGATGTTCAACCCGGCCATCGCGCCCGAGGCGAAGCAGGCGGCGCTCGACAAGCTGAGCAAGCGCTTCGAGTTCGTCGCCAAGCACCTCGAGGGCAAGCAGTTCCTGCTGGGCGAGCACCTCACCGGGGCGGACACCTACCTGTTCGTGGTGCTCAGCTGGGCCAAGAACATGGGCCCGGACATCGCCCAGTGGCCCTCGCTGAAGGCCTTCCACGAGCGCGTCAGCGCGCGGCCCGCCGTCAAGGCCGCGCTGGAGGCCGAAGGGCTGCTCAAGTCGTAA
- a CDS encoding RNA polymerase sigma factor codes for MAAGVVGLPAVTQIYRMHRTRALAIARRIVGDSDDAEDVVQDVFARLARQPENFQGRAAWTTWLHRVMVNSSINWLRARKRRERLSHEPQEPASPEALAVGQEMQRHFGEALKEANELQRQVLWLREVRGFSYPEIAQVLHVPEGTVKSALHRGRVRTLEVLAARDQRP; via the coding sequence ATGGCCGCCGGTGTCGTGGGTTTACCCGCAGTCACGCAGATCTACCGCATGCATCGCACCCGGGCGCTGGCCATCGCGCGGCGCATCGTGGGGGACTCGGACGACGCGGAGGATGTCGTCCAGGATGTGTTCGCCCGTCTGGCCCGCCAGCCCGAGAACTTCCAGGGCCGGGCCGCGTGGACCACCTGGCTGCACCGCGTCATGGTCAACAGCAGCATCAACTGGCTCCGGGCACGCAAGCGCCGGGAGCGCCTGAGCCACGAGCCGCAGGAGCCCGCCTCGCCCGAGGCCCTGGCGGTGGGCCAGGAGATGCAGCGGCACTTTGGCGAGGCCTTGAAGGAGGCCAACGAGCTGCAGCGCCAGGTGCTGTGGCTACGGGAGGTGCGCGGCTTCAGCTACCCGGAGATCGCCCAGGTGCTGCACGTGCCCGAGGGGACCGTGAAGAGCGCGCTCCACCGGGGGCGGGTGCGGACGCTGGAAGTGTTGGCGGCGCGAGACCAACGGCCGTAA
- a CDS encoding sigma 54-interacting transcriptional regulator — protein MPELVFFRRGEEVLRVGLSHERVVLGRGEQSDVVLPDPDISRRHVALQHDGTRCVLEDLSGRGTLVSGKPMQRGELADGEDITLGQWRAVFRQRGGGQEEAPTGVSSSTALQGPSRLAEPGQPVRLRVKQGATEFIHEPRRDSFTLGKDPGCDVVVQDRFISGRHLKVTQREGFFHVVDLNSTNGTFLGTTRIFEVEVALHTALRIGETELFLEPRNAPPGGTALHGLVGNEPSMRQLMELVERVAPSSAAVTILGESGTGKELVARALHTCSTRADQPLVPLNCAAISRELIESELFGHEKGAFTGAQGARKGAFEEAHGGTLFLDEVGELPLDLQAKLLRALESGEIKRVGASRPLHVDVRVVAATNRDLLAAAREGRFREDLYYRLCVIPLVLPPLRNRRGDIAPLAEHFVRTYAPRGQTVKLTPAALERLQQHPWPGNVRELRNVVHRALLLRKGTKIDGEDISFDAEFGRESAQSVLPVPPELPPGMTLEQLMTRLERQIIEGSLRRHGGNREKVGKELGLARSTLFKRLKDWGLTTKEDPE, from the coding sequence ATGCCGGAGCTGGTGTTCTTTCGTCGTGGTGAGGAGGTGCTCCGGGTGGGGCTGTCGCACGAGCGCGTGGTGCTCGGGCGGGGGGAGCAGAGCGACGTCGTCCTGCCGGATCCGGACATCAGCCGCCGGCACGTGGCGCTCCAGCATGACGGCACGCGCTGCGTGCTGGAGGACCTCTCGGGCCGCGGCACGCTGGTGTCCGGCAAGCCCATGCAGCGCGGCGAGCTGGCCGACGGGGAGGACATCACCCTGGGCCAGTGGCGCGCGGTGTTCCGCCAGCGTGGCGGCGGCCAGGAGGAGGCCCCCACGGGGGTGAGCAGCAGCACCGCCCTGCAGGGCCCCAGCCGCCTCGCCGAGCCCGGCCAGCCGGTGCGGCTCCGGGTGAAGCAGGGCGCCACCGAGTTCATCCACGAGCCGCGCCGCGACAGCTTCACCCTCGGCAAGGACCCGGGCTGCGACGTCGTCGTGCAGGACCGCTTCATCTCCGGCCGGCACCTCAAGGTGACGCAGCGCGAGGGGTTCTTCCACGTGGTGGACCTGAACTCCACGAACGGCACGTTCCTGGGCACCACCCGCATCTTCGAGGTGGAGGTGGCGCTCCACACCGCCCTGCGCATCGGGGAGACGGAGCTGTTCCTGGAGCCCCGGAACGCCCCGCCAGGAGGCACGGCGCTGCATGGCCTGGTGGGCAATGAGCCCTCCATGCGCCAGCTCATGGAGCTCGTCGAGCGCGTGGCCCCCTCCTCTGCCGCGGTGACCATCCTCGGCGAGTCCGGCACCGGCAAGGAGCTGGTGGCGCGCGCGCTGCACACCTGCTCCACGCGCGCGGATCAACCCCTGGTGCCCCTCAACTGCGCGGCCATCTCCCGGGAGCTCATCGAGAGCGAGCTGTTCGGCCACGAGAAGGGGGCGTTCACCGGCGCCCAGGGCGCGCGCAAGGGCGCCTTCGAGGAGGCCCACGGGGGCACGCTCTTCCTGGACGAGGTGGGCGAGCTGCCGCTGGACTTGCAGGCCAAGCTGCTCCGCGCCCTGGAGAGTGGGGAGATCAAACGCGTGGGCGCCAGCCGCCCCCTCCACGTGGACGTGCGCGTGGTGGCGGCCACCAACCGGGACTTGCTGGCCGCCGCGCGCGAGGGGAGGTTCCGGGAGGACCTGTACTACCGGCTGTGCGTCATTCCGCTCGTGCTGCCGCCCCTGCGCAACCGGCGAGGCGACATCGCCCCGCTGGCCGAGCACTTCGTGCGCACCTATGCGCCGCGCGGCCAGACGGTGAAGCTCACCCCCGCCGCGCTGGAGCGGCTCCAGCAGCACCCCTGGCCGGGCAACGTGCGCGAGCTGCGCAACGTGGTGCACCGCGCGCTGCTGCTGCGCAAGGGGACGAAGATCGACGGGGAGGACATCTCCTTCGATGCCGAGTTCGGGCGCGAGTCCGCCCAATCCGTCCTGCCCGTTCCCCCCGAGTTGCCCCCGGGCATGACGCTGGAGCAGCTGATGACGCGGCTGGAGCGCCAGATCATCGAAGGCTCCCTGCGCCGCCACGGCGGCAACCGCGAGAAGGTGGGCAAGGAGCTGGGCCTGGCGCGCTCCACCCTCTTCAAGCGCCTGAAGGACTGGGGCCTGACGACCAAGGAGGATCCGGAGTAG
- the gspN gene encoding type II secretion system protein GspN, with translation MATEKPARWKIVLGYSAFTVLALVLCFLLTFPYSALRARAATEALRAGYALRIGSLRPGLVGLTARDVRLSVPPGALSPETVAALTSGDADAARMLAPAELGEPILIDSVFARPTLFPPGVAFHAQVMGGTVSGSVGGRSERRVKVRLSGLDPSQGNLKNFTGLDMEGRLNGSLDLRLPAGVGTGGRPGEPDLAQADGELALDGQALQLKGSVPGVGLVGQSPVALAFPEGLPAIPLGELQGVIRFEKGQGTVDTLQLRSDQVELQATGTLRLKPRLQYTEPALDVKLRVEPELVKNLGVAGAGLSFLPPDKDDPKFRAARLSGSMGKLSFLPKR, from the coding sequence ATGGCCACCGAAAAACCCGCCCGCTGGAAGATTGTCCTGGGCTACAGCGCCTTCACGGTGCTGGCCCTGGTGCTGTGCTTTCTGCTCACCTTCCCGTACAGCGCGCTGCGCGCCCGTGCGGCCACCGAGGCGCTTCGCGCGGGCTACGCGCTGCGCATCGGCTCGCTGCGGCCGGGGCTCGTGGGGCTGACGGCCCGGGACGTGCGCCTGAGCGTGCCGCCCGGCGCGCTGAGCCCGGAGACGGTGGCGGCGCTCACCAGCGGGGATGCGGACGCGGCGCGGATGCTGGCGCCCGCGGAGCTGGGCGAGCCCATCCTCATCGACTCCGTCTTCGCGCGCCCCACCCTGTTTCCCCCCGGCGTGGCCTTCCACGCCCAGGTGATGGGGGGCACGGTGAGCGGCTCCGTGGGCGGCAGGTCCGAGCGGCGGGTGAAGGTGCGCCTGTCGGGGCTGGACCCGTCCCAGGGCAACCTCAAGAACTTCACCGGCCTGGACATGGAGGGCCGACTGAACGGCTCGTTGGACCTGCGCCTGCCCGCGGGCGTGGGCACGGGCGGCCGGCCCGGAGAGCCAGACCTGGCCCAGGCCGACGGAGAGCTGGCGCTGGACGGCCAGGCCTTGCAGCTCAAGGGCAGCGTGCCGGGCGTGGGGCTGGTGGGACAGAGCCCCGTGGCGCTGGCGTTCCCCGAAGGGCTGCCCGCCATCCCGCTGGGAGAGCTTCAGGGCGTCATCCGCTTCGAGAAGGGCCAGGGCACCGTGGACACGCTCCAGCTGCGCAGCGACCAGGTGGAGCTCCAGGCCACGGGCACGCTGCGGCTCAAGCCGCGGCTCCAGTACACCGAGCCGGCGCTGGACGTGAAGCTGCGCGTCGAGCCGGAGCTGGTGAAGAACCTGGGCGTCGCGGGCGCGGGGCTCTCGTTCCTGCCCCCCGACAAGGATGATCCGAAGTTCCGCGCGGCCCGGCTGAGTGGCTCGATGGGCAAGCTGTCGTTCCTGCCCAAGCGGTAG
- the gspM gene encoding type II secretion system protein GspM — protein MDKLRQLLTDARTRFDQLSPRERRLVTVAGAAVTAFILFITLWSFSSSASGYRRRTQDKLAKLQQVQQLAASYNEATQARKSVEQQLTASDVRLLSYISDKATASGLEVPNMTPKGEVGIGDGKIVESSMELTFTDVDLRKLTDFLRSVESGPGIVKVKYLRVEPRPASESLTAWTTVSTYKLKP, from the coding sequence CGGTTCGACCAGCTGAGCCCCCGCGAGCGCCGGCTCGTCACGGTGGCCGGCGCCGCCGTGACGGCCTTCATCCTGTTCATCACCCTGTGGTCCTTCTCCTCCAGCGCCTCGGGCTACCGGCGCCGCACCCAGGACAAGCTGGCCAAGCTCCAGCAGGTGCAGCAGCTGGCCGCCAGCTACAACGAGGCCACGCAGGCCCGGAAGTCGGTGGAGCAGCAGCTCACCGCCAGCGACGTGCGCCTGCTCAGCTACATCTCCGACAAGGCCACCGCCTCCGGCCTCGAGGTGCCCAACATGACGCCCAAGGGCGAGGTGGGCATCGGGGATGGGAAGATCGTCGAGAGCAGCATGGAGCTGACCTTCACGGACGTGGACCTGCGCAAGCTGACCGACTTCCTGCGCTCGGTGGAGAGCGGCCCCGGCATCGTCAAGGTGAAGTACCTGCGCGTCGAGCCCCGCCCCGCCTCCGAGTCCCTCACGGCCTGGACCACCGTCTCCACCTACAAGCTCAAGCCGTAA